In the Fimbriimonadaceae bacterium genome, GGCCCCCGAGACCGTCGTATGCCGTCCACACCGGCCCATAGACCAGGCACGCCGGGTTGACTGCGGAAGCCCCCTGGTTGTCGATGATGCGGGCCGGGCCGAGCGAACCGCCGCCGAACTCCTGCACCTCGGCGCGGGTCGGCGACCAGCGCCACGCCACGTAGTCGAGCGGCGACCCCACCGCCGCCTTGCCTCCGTTCCGGTTGTAGCAGTCGATGAAATGCTGGGGCACCGCCCCGCGCTCGCCGACGCCGATCCCCGCGCCGTACTTGAGCAGGTCGTCGAGGGTGCCGTAGAAGACGTCGCCGTCCACCCGTCCGCTGATGCCCGGCACCGTCTCCCGGTCGCTGTACTGCCGCATCGCGACGAACGGCCACGGCGTCGACGGGGCCTCCGCGTCCTTGTCGTAGTCCCACCGCGCCAGCCAGAGCCCGTAGTCCCCGGCGATCACCGACGACCAGTCCAGCGACCGCGCCGTCGACAAGTTGATGTAGATCAGCGGCTTGATGCCGAGCCGCGACTTCACCCGGTCGAGCCACGTCTTGCACCACGCCACCTTGTCCCCCGACCACGCCTCCTCAAAGTCCAGGACGACGAACTGGCCCGGCTTCAGCGGCGCGACGTTGGTCGAGAAGTAGTCGGCCTCTTCCGTCGCCGAATGGTACTGCGGGTAGGCGTAGTGGTAGAAACCGATCGCGATGCCCTGGGCCTCGGCGGCGGCCCGGTTGTAGAGGTACCGCTCGTCCCGCGACGTCCCGTAGTCCGACCGCATCACGATGAACGACACCGCCGTCTTCACCTGGGCGAAGTCCACCGTGCCTTGCCACTTGGAGATGTCGATCCCCCAAATCTTGGGGCCCCGCGTCGGCCCCGGCAGCGAGAGCCCGTCGGCCCGCCCGTAGAACGGGTTCCGGCCCATCGCCCCGTCCTGGGCAAAGCAGAGCCCCGCAAGCGCGAGCAGGACGACCGACAGCCAGGCGCGCCACCGTCTCATCGGGCCAGGGTCTCCTTCGTGTAAGTCACCGTGAACGCCCCCGCCGAGGCCGGGGCGACCCCCGTCACCACCGCCTGGTAGTGCGAGCCCGCCGTCACTGCGAAGGTGGCCTTGGCCGTGGTGCCCCCGCCGCTGTCGTCGTCTTCCGCCAGCACGACGGCGGTGCCGTCGGCGGCGGTCTTCTCGATGCTCACCACCGGGTCAAAGGCCGACGACCCCGCCGTGACCGTGGCCGTGCCGTCCGCGCTCGCCGTGAACGTCACCGCGACGTACTTCGACCCGTCCTCCAACGACGCCGAAGTCGAGGCCAAGGTGCCGTCATAGGTGCCCGGCCCGCCGCCGGACGTGCCCCCGCCCGTGCCCCCGGTCGAACCGCCGCCCGTCGCACCGCCCGAAGCGCCGCCGCCCCCGCCTCCGCAACTGGCCACCGCCGCGCCCACCACCAACGCGCCGACCAAGACGACCCAAGCCTGTGTCCGCATCCCGTTCCTCTCCCGACGCCCCGCGCCGTGCGCTCAAGAGTACAGCAATCTGACCAGGGATCGCGACGATCCGTGCCGGTGACACCGCATTCTCTTGGGGTATCTCCCCACCGTGGCGGACAAGCTCGAAAAATATCGGGGCAAGCGCACGTTCACCGAGACCAGCGAGCCCGAGGGCGTCGTCAAGGAGACGTCCGGCCACATCTACACCGTCCAGGAGCACTACGCCCGCCAGCTCCATTGGGACCTGCGCCTGGAGCACGAGGGCGTCCTCCTCAGTTGGGCGGTGCCCAAGGGGCCTCCCGAGCGCGAAGGCGTCCGCCGCCTCGCCGTCCGTGTCGAGGACCACCCCGTCGACTACGCCACCTTCGCCGGCGAGATTCCCAAGGGCAACTACGGCGCCGGCAAGGTCGTCCTGTGGGACCAGGGCACCTGGCAGCCGATCTACAAGGACACCGACACCCAGCTCGCCGAGGGCAAGCTGGAGTTCACCATCCACGGCCAGCGCCTGAAGGGCGACTTCGTCCTCGTCAGGACGAAGCCCGACAGTGACGAGTGGCTGTGGATGAAGATGCGCGCCTCGACCACCGTCGCCAAGCCCCGGCTGGCGGTGGACGTCCCCGGCCCCCTTGTCGAACTCCCCAAGTCGCTCGCCCCCATGCTCTGCACCCGCGTGGACCGGGTGCCCGTCGGCGACGACTGGGTGCACGAGATCAAGTGGGACGGGTGGCGCGTCCTCGCCCGGTGCGTCGACTACGGCGTCGAGTTCAGGACAAGGAACGACCAGACCGTCCATTTCAGCGGCCTGGGCACGGTGCTCGCCCGGTGGATACCCGCCGGTTCGGTCATCGACGGCGAGGCCGTCGTCTTCGACGAGTACGGCGTCAGCCGCTTCCCCCTCGTCCAGCAGGCGATCAAGCACGGCAAGACCGACGGCGTCGCCTTCGTCGCCTTCGACGCCCCGTTCCTGCAAGGCCGCGACATCCGCCACCTGCCCCTCGCCGAGCGCAAGGAACTCCTCCGCCGTGTCCTGGAGCCCTGCACCCACCCCCGCCTGCGCCTTTCCGACCACCACGCGGGCGACGGCCGCGAGCTCCTCAAGGCGGCGTGCCGGTCGGGCCTGGAGGGCGTCGTCAGCAAGCGGCTGGACAGCGCCTACACCTCCACCCGCAGCCAAAACTGGACCAAGGTGCGTTGCGAGAAAAAGCTCCGGGCCCTCGTCGGCGGCTACACCGTCATGGCGGGGACGACCCGCCAAATCGGCGCCCTCGTCCTGGGCGCGCGGGGCGCCGACGGCAAGCTCACCCCCCTCGGCCGGGTCGGCACCGGCTTCTCCGACGCGGTGCGGTCCAAGCTCTTCAAGACCCTCCAGCCCCTCCAACGCCTCGACTCCCCCTTCGACCCGCCCCTCGACCCCGTCCAAGACAAGGGCGTCACCTATGTCGACCCCGAGGTCATGGCCGAGGTGCAGTTCCTCGACTGGAGCGCCGACGGCATGCTCCGCCAGGCCAAGTTCCTGGGCCACGGCCCCGCCCCGGCGCCCGCCCCCGCCGTCGAAGCCGCCCCCGCCCCGACCCCGCGCCGTGCCGTCAAGATCTCCAGTGAGGACCGCGTCCTTGACCCTTCCAGCGGCATGACGAAGGGCCAGGTCGCCGACTACTACGCCGCGGTGGCCGCGCGGATGCTCGTCCACCTGCGCGGGCGGCCCCTCTCCCTGCTCCGCAGCCCCGACGGCATCACCGACGCCACCTTCTTCCAGAAGCACCGGATGGCGGGCCTCGGCCCCCACGTCCACAGCGTGGACGTGCAGGAGCATGGCGACGACGGGCCCCAGACCTACATGCACGTCGACGACGCCGAGGGCCTGCTCAACCTCGTCCAGATGGCCGCAATCGAGTTCCATCCCTGGGGCAGCACGGTCGCCGACCTGGAGCGGCCCGACACCCTCGTCTTCGACCTCGACCCCGCCCCCGACGTCTCCTGGGAACGGACGGTCGCGGCGGCCTACGACGTGCGCGACCTGCTCCGCGGCTTCGGCTTCCGCCCCCTCACCAAGGTGACCGGCGGCAAGGGCGTCCATGTCGTCGTGCCCATCGTGCCCGACCTCGACTGGGACGAGGCGAAGGACTTCTGCCGCAAGTTCGCCGAGGCGATGACGGCCCAGGAACCCCGCCGCTTTGTCAGCAAGACGACCAAGAGCGCCCGGGCGGGCAAGATCCTCATCGACTACCTGCGCAACGGCCGCGGCGCGACGGCGGTGGCGGCCTACAGCCTGCGGGCCCGCCCCCACATGCCGGTGGCGATGCCGGTGGCCTGGGAGGAGCTGCCCAGCCTCGGCCCCGGGGGCGTCCTGCCCGCCGAGGCGGTGCGCCGCGTCGCCGAAGACCCCGACCCCTGGGCCGACTACGAGGACTGCCGGGTGGAGTTCCCCACCGGGTAGCCCGCCACCCCGTCCGGACCGCCGCCGGACGCCGGTTCAAATGACGCGTTCCCGTCACCTTCCCGTCACCCTCCCGTCACCCTCCCGTCACCCTCCCGTCACCCCCCCGAGGCGGGAACGGGTCGGCGCGCAGGGGGCGGCGGCGGGGGAGTGCGTCGTGGGGCCGGGGTAGTCAGGCCTTTTTCTCTTTGCCGCGGTTTTTGACGCTTTCGGAGAGCAGGGAGGCGAGGTCGATGACGTTGCGGCTCTCGCGCGGGCCCTCCTCGATGTCTTCCAGGCCCGGCTTCGGGGTCAGCCCGCCCGACTCCACCTTTTTGTCGATCCAAGCGATGAGGGCCTCGCGGTAGTCGTCCTTGTACTGCAGGGGGTCCCAGTCCGCCTCCATCGCCACGACGAGCTGCTCGGCCAGCTTCACCTCCCGCTCGGTGATGTTGTACGACTCCATGGGCTGGTCGGGCAGGGCGTAGCCGTCGATCTGGCGCAGCTCGTGGGCGAAGCGGAGGAGGAAGACGACGAGGGCGTTGCCCCGGGGCATGAGCGCGGCGAGGTACTCCCGGGTGCGGATGGCGACCTTGGCGATGCCGACGCGGCCGGACGAGGCGAGCACCTCGCGCAAGAGGACGTACCCCTTCTCGGTCTTCTTTTTCGGGATGAGGACGTAGGGCTTCTCGAAGTAGAGCTCGTCGATCTGCTCGCGGGGGACGAACGCCTGGACGTCGATCGTCTTGAGCGACTCCAGGGCGAGGTTCTCGAAGTCCTCCTTGGTCAGGACGACGTAGTTCTCGTCGCTGTACTCGTACCCCTTGACGATCTGGTCCCACGGCACCTCTTTGCCCGAGACCGCGTTGACGCGCAGGTACTTGATGTTCGCCTTGTCGCGCCCGTCGAGCATTTTGAAGCCGATCTCGCTCTTCTGCTCCAGGGAGAAGAGGGACACGGGGACGTTGACGAGCCCGAACGAGATGCTCCCCGTCCAGATGGGCCGCCCCGTCCCGTCGGGCCTCTCGCTGTCGTTGTCTTCCGCCGCCGGTTTGCGCGCCATCGCCGCTATTGTATGCCGGGCGGCCCGGTTTTCCACCGCGGGCGGGCCGAAAAGTTACCGGTCTGGTTCACTTATTCGCCGGTCTCCAGCCAGCGGAGGTCCGCGGGGGAGAGGGTGATGTGGGTGGCCTCGGCGTTCGCCCGGAGCTGGTCAGGGTCGGCGGGGCCGACCAGGGCCCAGACGGGAAAGGGTTGGGCGAGGGTCCAGGCGAGGGCGACCTGGTTGCCGGTGGCCCCCACCTTCTTGCCGAGCACCTCGGCCCGTTCCCGCCTGGCGCGGTTCTCATCGTTGGCGTAGACCCGGGTCACGTCGGCGGTCTCGACGTGGGCGAACCACCCGCCGCCGGTGGAGCTCCAGCTGAACAAGGGGAACTGGGTCTGGGTGTGCCAGGCCCGCTCCTCCGCGGTGAGGGTGTGGCAGTCGGCCCACATCGGTTCGTTGACGGTGGCGAGGGAGAGGTTCGGGTTGTTCACCGCGAAGCCTTGCCGGCCCGTCTGGGCGGCGTAGGCGTCGAACTCCTGGACCCGCCCCACCGTCCAGTTGCTGGCGCCCCAGTGGCGGACCAGGCCCCGCCGCTTGAGTTCGTCGAGCTTGTCGACCAGGGGCCCGACCGGCACGGCGGGGTCGTCGCGGTGGAACGCCCAGAACTCGACGTGGGACAGGCCCAGACGCTCCAGGTCTTCGAGCAAGTCGGCCTCGATGTGGCCCGGGGTGACCCGGGGCGAGCCGTAGGGATGGCACCCCTTGTCGTAGAGGACGGCCTCGTCGCGCACCCCGCGCTCCCGGAGCCAGCGGCCCAGGGCCCGGTGCCCGCCGCCGTCGTTGTAGATGTGGGCGAGGTCGAAGGCGTTGCCCCCCAGTCCCCAAAAGGTGTCGAGGAGGCGGGCCGCGTCCTCATAACGGTCGATGTGCAGGGGGACGGTGCCGAGCACCAACCGGGAGACGGCCAGGCCCGTGCCGGGCACGACGGCGCGGGGGATCACGCCCCGCCCCCGAAGACGAGCCCACCGCTCCGCCGGAGGGCGTCGAGGGCCCTCATGTTGCCGAGGGTGTCGTCCGGGGACACCGCCGACGACGACCTCTTCTCAATGTCGGCGGCGACACAGTCGGCCTCGTGGGCGTAGAGGTCGTCCACCGGCCACGGACCGAGGACACGGACGGCGTCCTCTCCCCGCACGGTGTGGCGGACGACGCCGTTGCAGAACCAGGGGCTCTCGACGACAAGGCGGCCCTCCTCCCCGTAGACGACGACCTGGTTTTCCATCTCCTGGTGGACGCCGGTGGCAAAGCTGGCGGTGACCCCGCCGGGGAACTGGAGGACACCGGCCCCCCAGGCGTCGTAGCCGTCGCCACCGGGGACGTAGGCGAACTCGGCCCGGGAGGGTTCTTCGCCGGCGACCGCCCGGCAGTAGGAGACGCAGTAGCACCCGACGTCCATGAGCCCCCCGCCGCCCAGGGCCCTCTCGGTGCGGAAGTTCTGCCAGTCTCGGCCCGCCTGGAAGCTGAACTCGGCCCTGATGTGGGCGACACGGCCCACCGCGCCCGACCTGACCAGCCGGAGCACCTCCTGGGTCTGGGGGTGGAACCGGTACATGAACGCCTCGGCGAAGTAGACGCCGCAGTCCCGCACCACCGCCAGGGCCTCTTCGGCCTCGGCGGCGTCCAGGGTGAACGGCTTTTCGCACAGGACGTGCTTGCCCGCCCGGGCGCACATCACAGTGTCGGCGGCGTGCAGGTGGTGGGGCGAGGCGATGTAGACGGCGTCCACGTCGGGGTCGTCGGCGACGGCCTGGTACGTGGCGTAGCCGCGTCCACCGTGTTCGGCGCAGAAGGCGTCGGCCTTTTCTTGGCTACGCGACCCCACGGCGACGAGGGTGCCGGTCTTGGACTTCTTGAGGCCACGGGCAAAGGCATGGGCGATGCCGCCCGTCGCGAGGACGCCCCATCGGACTCTCTCCATATGCGCCCCCGATCATACAGGCCCGAAGGGCTCCATCAGGCGGTGCTGGTGGTCTTTCAGCCACTTTTCATGACGCCGGTGGTCGGGGTCGTGGCGGGCGACCAGGGCCCAGAAGTCGCGGCTGTGGTCCATGTGCACCAGGTGGGCCAGCTCGTGGACGACGATGGCCCGCATCACCTCGGGCGGGGCGAGGACAAGCCGCCAATTGAAGTTGAGGCCGCCGCGGTGGCTGCAGCTTCCCCACTTGCTCCGTTGGTCGCGGACAGCGAGGGACGTGGACTTCACCCCCATCCGGGCCTCCCATTCGGCGACGAGGGGGAGGAGGGCCTCGCGGGCCTCGGCGCGGAGACGGCGGCCGACCACTGCCCGGGCCTCGTCAACAGAACCGGCCTTCACCCGGAACGTCCGGTCGGCGTCGTCACGGACGAAGGCGGGGCCGCCCGCGACCGCCTCGACCTTCCACTCCTCGCCGCGGTAGAGGGTGCGGGCGGGGTCCGACTCGCGCAGGGCCTTGGCGATGCGGAGGGTGTGCCTCAGCACCCAGTTCGGGTTGGCGGCGAGCAGTTGGTCGGCGGTGCGGAGGGGGGCCCGGGCGGGGAGGACGACCTCGAGACCGTCGCGCAAGGCGCGTATCCGGGCGCGGCGGGCCGTCCGCGACCGGCGGACGGTGGCCCAGCACTCGATCCCCTCGACCAGAATCTTGACCTTGTCGGACACTCGGCCCATTGTGCCTTTCAGAAAGGTAAAAACGCGGGATGCAACGGTCCTTCTTCCTTGCCGCGGTCATCGCCGTCGCGGCGACCGCCGTCGCCCAGCTTCCTGAGCCGAAGGGCTTTTCGATCCGGCGGCTGACGGACTACCCGCTCGTGCAGGGGTCGAGCCCCAGCGGCGCGGCGATGAGCCCCGACGGCCGCCACATCGTTTTCAGTTGGAACAAGACGGGCCAGCGGATGAAGGACACATGGGTCGTGGACTTCCCCGACGGTGAGCCGCGACAGATCGTCGCCAGCAAGGACATCCCCCGCTTTCCCATGCAGGAGGACAAGCGCACCGCCCTGCAGAAAGAGGAGTCGGAGCTTTATGACGGGGGCATCGGCGGCTACCGCTGGTCGCCCGACAGCAAAGAGATCATGTTCTCCTACCGGGGCCGGACGTGGCTGATGAAGCCGGACGGCAGCGGGCTGCACGCCCTCTTCGACACCCAGGAGCAGGTGGGCGGCGCCCAGTACTCCCCCGACGGCAAGGCGATCTCCTTCACGCGGGGGGGCGACGTCTACCGCTACGACCGGGCGACCGGCCACGTCACCCAGCTCACCTTCCTGCCCAACGGGCAGAGCGTCGGCGGGGTCTGGTGGTCGCCGGACAGCAAGACGCTGGCCGTGCAGTGGCAGGACAGCAGCCGGATCGGCCGCCACGTGATGATGGACTTCACGAAAGACCGCGCCGAGGTGGTGAACATCAGCCGGGGCTGGCTCGGCGAGATGGGCCAGAACGTGCAGGTCGGGTTTGTGCCCGCCACGGGCGGGGCGATCAAGTTCGTCCCCGGCATCCCGCGCTACACCTGGATCACCGACGCGGCATGGTCGCCCGACAGCCGCCGCTTCGCCTTCTTCCGCATCGACGAGTCTTTCCAGAAGGCGACGATCGCCGTCTGCAACCCGGCCACCGCGCTGCGCTACGACTGCTACGAGGAGAAGGCCCCCAAGAACTACATCCCCGACTTCCGCAAGCTGGACTGGACGAGGGACAGTTCCAAGATCCTGTTCACCACCGACATCC is a window encoding:
- the ligD gene encoding DNA ligase D, producing the protein MADKLEKYRGKRTFTETSEPEGVVKETSGHIYTVQEHYARQLHWDLRLEHEGVLLSWAVPKGPPEREGVRRLAVRVEDHPVDYATFAGEIPKGNYGAGKVVLWDQGTWQPIYKDTDTQLAEGKLEFTIHGQRLKGDFVLVRTKPDSDEWLWMKMRASTTVAKPRLAVDVPGPLVELPKSLAPMLCTRVDRVPVGDDWVHEIKWDGWRVLARCVDYGVEFRTRNDQTVHFSGLGTVLARWIPAGSVIDGEAVVFDEYGVSRFPLVQQAIKHGKTDGVAFVAFDAPFLQGRDIRHLPLAERKELLRRVLEPCTHPRLRLSDHHAGDGRELLKAACRSGLEGVVSKRLDSAYTSTRSQNWTKVRCEKKLRALVGGYTVMAGTTRQIGALVLGARGADGKLTPLGRVGTGFSDAVRSKLFKTLQPLQRLDSPFDPPLDPVQDKGVTYVDPEVMAEVQFLDWSADGMLRQAKFLGHGPAPAPAPAVEAAPAPTPRRAVKISSEDRVLDPSSGMTKGQVADYYAAVAARMLVHLRGRPLSLLRSPDGITDATFFQKHRMAGLGPHVHSVDVQEHGDDGPQTYMHVDDAEGLLNLVQMAAIEFHPWGSTVADLERPDTLVFDLDPAPDVSWERTVAAAYDVRDLLRGFGFRPLTKVTGGKGVHVVVPIVPDLDWDEAKDFCRKFAEAMTAQEPRRFVSKTTKSARAGKILIDYLRNGRGATAVAAYSLRARPHMPVAMPVAWEELPSLGPGGVLPAEAVRRVAEDPDPWADYEDCRVEFPTG
- a CDS encoding aldo/keto reductase is translated as MIPRAVVPGTGLAVSRLVLGTVPLHIDRYEDAARLLDTFWGLGGNAFDLAHIYNDGGGHRALGRWLRERGVRDEAVLYDKGCHPYGSPRVTPGHIEADLLEDLERLGLSHVEFWAFHRDDPAVPVGPLVDKLDELKRRGLVRHWGASNWTVGRVQEFDAYAAQTGRQGFAVNNPNLSLATVNEPMWADCHTLTAEERAWHTQTQFPLFSWSSTGGGWFAHVETADVTRVYANDENRARRERAEVLGKKVGATGNQVALAWTLAQPFPVWALVGPADPDQLRANAEATHITLSPADLRWLETGE
- a CDS encoding Ku protein, with the translated sequence MARKPAAEDNDSERPDGTGRPIWTGSISFGLVNVPVSLFSLEQKSEIGFKMLDGRDKANIKYLRVNAVSGKEVPWDQIVKGYEYSDENYVVLTKEDFENLALESLKTIDVQAFVPREQIDELYFEKPYVLIPKKKTEKGYVLLREVLASSGRVGIAKVAIRTREYLAALMPRGNALVVFLLRFAHELRQIDGYALPDQPMESYNITEREVKLAEQLVVAMEADWDPLQYKDDYREALIAWIDKKVESGGLTPKPGLEDIEEGPRESRNVIDLASLLSESVKNRGKEKKA
- a CDS encoding Gfo/Idh/MocA family oxidoreductase yields the protein MERVRWGVLATGGIAHAFARGLKKSKTGTLVAVGSRSQEKADAFCAEHGGRGYATYQAVADDPDVDAVYIASPHHLHAADTVMCARAGKHVLCEKPFTLDAAEAEEALAVVRDCGVYFAEAFMYRFHPQTQEVLRLVRSGAVGRVAHIRAEFSFQAGRDWQNFRTERALGGGGLMDVGCYCVSYCRAVAGEEPSRAEFAYVPGGDGYDAWGAGVLQFPGGVTASFATGVHQEMENQVVVYGEEGRLVVESPWFCNGVVRHTVRGEDAVRVLGPWPVDDLYAHEADCVAADIEKRSSSAVSPDDTLGNMRALDALRRSGGLVFGGGA
- a CDS encoding M48 family metallopeptidase yields the protein MSDKVKILVEGIECWATVRRSRTARRARIRALRDGLEVVLPARAPLRTADQLLAANPNWVLRHTLRIAKALRESDPARTLYRGEEWKVEAVAGGPAFVRDDADRTFRVKAGSVDEARAVVGRRLRAEAREALLPLVAEWEARMGVKSTSLAVRDQRSKWGSCSHRGGLNFNWRLVLAPPEVMRAIVVHELAHLVHMDHSRDFWALVARHDPDHRRHEKWLKDHQHRLMEPFGPV